A region from the Melioribacter roseus P3M-2 genome encodes:
- a CDS encoding lipocalin family protein, whose protein sequence is MKFFSLLFLVAGILFAQNNEIKTVDYVDINKYAGLWYEIAKIPNKFQNHCIKGTTANYTVTESGEIKVVNSCVDEDGETDKAEGVARVVDKKTNSKLEVSFFSILGWRPVWGDYWIIGLEENYQWAVVGTPSRKYGWILSRTPELNSEALDRIFSILKQNGYNPEDFEFGNQ, encoded by the coding sequence ATGAAATTTTTTTCGTTATTATTTCTCGTTGCGGGAATATTATTCGCACAAAACAACGAAATTAAAACAGTCGATTACGTAGACATAAACAAGTATGCGGGACTTTGGTACGAAATAGCAAAAATACCAAACAAGTTTCAGAATCATTGCATAAAAGGAACAACAGCTAACTATACGGTTACGGAGAGCGGGGAAATTAAAGTTGTAAACTCCTGCGTCGACGAAGACGGAGAGACGGATAAAGCGGAAGGCGTAGCGCGCGTTGTCGATAAAAAAACGAATTCCAAATTGGAAGTAAGTTTTTTCAGCATTCTGGGGTGGCGTCCCGTGTGGGGCGATTACTGGATAATCGGATTGGAGGAAAATTATCAATGGGCGGTTGTTGGAACGCCGTCGAGAAAATACGGCTGGATATTGAGCCGAACGCCGGAACTGAATAGCGAAGCCCTCGACCGAATATTTTCTATACTCAAACAAAACGGTTATAATCCCGAGGACTTC